Below is a genomic region from Granulicella sp. L56.
GACGGCAACGATACCCCCACGCCCAAAGGCATCTTCGCCGACACCGCGACCCTTCAATACCTCAGCACCAAGGGCGAGTGGGACGGAGCTTCGCTTATCCTGACGCAGAAGATCACCTATCAAAGCGGCGCGGGAAGCCTGAAATCGACCTTCACGCTCTCTGCTGATGGGAAAATCCTGACCCGGGTGATGCACATCGTAGTCGATCAGGGAGAGTTCGACACGACCTCTGTCTACGACAAGCAACCCGCTGCACAACCCGCCACCACCGGGACTTCGAACCCGGTTTGATCTTGCCCCCCAACCTGCTACCCTTAAAGACGTGCTCATAACTCCGCTCCAACTCGTCGATGAACCTCTTGCGATAGACGAAATCATCCAACCCGGCACTATCGACTACACCCTGGACCTTCGCCAAACCAGCCCGCTGCCCATCCAAGGCAGCGCGGATCTGCTGGTGGAGCGCCGCGACGAAGGCTCCCACGTCAATGACATCCGCCTGCGCGCCGCGTACCACGGCGACTTCGAGATTCTCTGCGCCCGCTGCGTCGAACCCGTCGCCCTGCCGCTGAGCGGGGAGTTCGACCTGCTGTTTCGCCCGGAAGAGGCGGATGCGGTCGCCGGGGAGCACTCAATTACCCCGGACGAGACCGAAATCGGTTATTATCAAGAGAGCGGTCTTTCGCTTGAAGATGTGGTGCGTGAGCAGGTGTTACTCTCCCTGCCCGGCCGTACCCTCTGCAAAGAAGATTGCAAAGGGCTTTGCCCGCGCTGTGGCCAGAACCTGAATCTTGCAAACTGTTCCTGCGATGCGGCTCCGGCCAATCCGCAGTGGAATGCTCTTGCGGATCTGGCATCCAAGCTCGAGCTTAAGCACTGAAAAAAGTTTTGCTTCGTCGTCAGCGCGTGATCTGAAGTTTCGCCTGACTGCCGCGGCCCATTGAAAGGGACACTGCAATGCCTAATCCAAAACGGCGCCACTCCAAGCAACGGACTGCCAAGCGCCGCAGCCACGACTTCCTCACCCCCACCGGCGTCTCCGAATGCCCCAACTGCCATGAGCGCAAGCTGCCCCACCGTGTCTGCCGCAAGTGCGGCGTGTACAAGGGTCGCGAGGTTCTCGCGGTCAAGGAAGCAAGCTAGTATTACCCACATTCTGAAGCTCCAAGTCCCCTGCTGATGCCGATCGATATCGTTGTAGATGCAATGGGTTCTGACAAGGCCCCCGAATCCGAGATTCGCGGGGCCATCCTCGCTGCACGTCAGTACGACGTCCGAGTGCACCTTGCTGGCCCCGAACACATCATTCGCCCCATTCTGCGCCAGCACCTCCGCGGCCAGCACCTTCCGGTCTTCATCGTGCCCGCCTCCGAGTGGATCACCATGGACGACAAGGCTGCGCAGGCTGTCCGCACCAAACGCGACTCGTCCATGCGAGTTGGGCTCAAGATGGTGCGTGAAGGCCGCGCGGCAGGTTTCTTTACGGCAGGCAATACCGGGGCTGCGATGGCGACTGCCAAGATGGTTCTGGGTATGCTGTCGGGCGTTCACCGTCCGGCGCTGGTCACCGTTCTGCCTACCTCGGTGGGCACTCCCTCGCTGCTGCTCGACGTGGGCGCCAACGTCGACTGCGACCCCGACAATCTTGTCCAGTTTGCCGTCATGGGCCATATGTATGCCCGGAACGTCCTGAAGGTCCCCAATCCTCGCATCGGTCTGCTCTCGATCGGCGAAGAGGACTCGAAGGGCAACTCGCTCACCCGCGATACGCTTCCGCTGCTTCGCGCGCTGGCTGGCATCAACTTCATCGGCAACGTCGAGGGCCGCGACCTCTACAACGGCCACAGCGACGTGACGGTGTGCGACGGCTTTGTCGGCAACGTCGCGCTGAAGACCAGCGAAGGCATCGTCAAACTTGTCACCGCCTCATTGCGCGAATCGCTGAAATCCACCGTGACTTCGCAGGTCGGCGCGCTGCTCTCGCGCAAGGCGTTCGCGGAGTTCAAGAAGCGGCTTGATTACTCGGAGTATGGTGGAGCGCCTCTGCTGGGCGTTCGCGGGGTCTGCATTGTGGGCCATGGCTCGTCGAACGAGAAGGCAGTGATGAATGGGATTCGCGTGACCGCGGAGTTTGCCCAGGCCGAGGTGAATACCAGCATTGAAGCGGCCCTCGTTGCATCGCCTGCGAGCGAGCAGTAAAGCATCTTCAGAAGTTGAAGGCTTAACACCGATTTACACCGATCAGACCGATTAAAAACAGGCAACGGCAAGAGCGAAATACAGGGGTCTCTCCACTGCGCTTCGCTTCGGTCGAGATGACGTAGGGTTGGGGCAATCCTTCGTTGCCACAGAGTATAGCTTCAGGCGGAGTAGAGCAGGCTTGCCATCAGAACGGCCAGCACTGTCATACTCACCGCAACATAGAAGCGGTCGCGCTCCAGCGCGAAGCCGATTATGGCAAAGACTACACGGGCAATCGGGGTCGCGATCAGCAGGATCGCTCCTATTTGAATCACCGCCGCCGGATCACCTGCCATCAATAAGTGAAATAGTCCTCTTACGCTGCGCAGGTT
It encodes:
- a CDS encoding DUF177 domain-containing protein — translated: MLITPLQLVDEPLAIDEIIQPGTIDYTLDLRQTSPLPIQGSADLLVERRDEGSHVNDIRLRAAYHGDFEILCARCVEPVALPLSGEFDLLFRPEEADAVAGEHSITPDETEIGYYQESGLSLEDVVREQVLLSLPGRTLCKEDCKGLCPRCGQNLNLANCSCDAAPANPQWNALADLASKLELKH
- the rpmF gene encoding 50S ribosomal protein L32 — protein: MPNPKRRHSKQRTAKRRSHDFLTPTGVSECPNCHERKLPHRVCRKCGVYKGREVLAVKEAS
- the plsX gene encoding phosphate acyltransferase PlsX, giving the protein MPIDIVVDAMGSDKAPESEIRGAILAARQYDVRVHLAGPEHIIRPILRQHLRGQHLPVFIVPASEWITMDDKAAQAVRTKRDSSMRVGLKMVREGRAAGFFTAGNTGAAMATAKMVLGMLSGVHRPALVTVLPTSVGTPSLLLDVGANVDCDPDNLVQFAVMGHMYARNVLKVPNPRIGLLSIGEEDSKGNSLTRDTLPLLRALAGINFIGNVEGRDLYNGHSDVTVCDGFVGNVALKTSEGIVKLVTASLRESLKSTVTSQVGALLSRKAFAEFKKRLDYSEYGGAPLLGVRGVCIVGHGSSNEKAVMNGIRVTAEFAQAEVNTSIEAALVASPASEQ
- a CDS encoding DUF1634 domain-containing protein: MALQNSKFDDRQMETMMGRLLQIGVLLASLVVLVGGVLYVRKHFGSAVDYRTFAGEPANLRSVRGLFHLLMAGDPAAVIQIGAILLIATPIARVVFAIIGFALERDRFYVAVSMTVLAVLMASLLYSA